One Armatimonadota bacterium genomic window carries:
- a CDS encoding helix-turn-helix domain-containing protein: MSGALENPAGSDRRYLSRAEVARLFDVSPHTIYRWTREGRLPYVLTPGGRRRYPREEVERIAEAWLRVHPARRAG; encoded by the coding sequence ATGTCTGGGGCCCTGGAGAATCCCGCCGGCTCGGACCGGCGTTACCTGTCCCGGGCGGAGGTCGCCCGGTTGTTCGACGTCTCGCCCCACACCATCTACCGGTGGACGCGGGAGGGACGGCTCCCCTACGTGCTGACGCCGGGCGGCCGCCGGCGCTATCCGCGGGAGGAGGTGGAGCGCATTGCCGAGGCGTGGTTGCGCGTCCACCCGGCCCGCCGGGCGGGATGA